The window caacagaaaatcaagaggtctttagctacaaagaaatgtataactaattaatggtttctgcttcaaattaattagttagttttctttgcatagattttgaaacaccaacacaagaggctagcaattttatgtttcgatttcgtgctaacgattttgtatttcgattttgtgtttcgatcttgtgtttctattatggtctctgtagttaaacctagggttactgtaagaagttaaatatctaatttctttgaaagactttgtctaggaagtggtggatgatcccataactaagaaggtctaatgtctcaccatgtttaacctggaagtcaatatttgaaatagatatttaatcaacttctgtaatatggtttaacttaggaagatcacatcggttaaacttggagtaaaaatgttaagtatcgtttccaatccaagtttaacttctgaagagcaacttggattaataatgttaagcatcgtttgcaatccaagtttaacttcagtagagcacatgggtagctaggttaagttctgtgcttgtacaaatttttgtacggGAAAACAgaatgatattccgagtagcaaccaacaattggtatcagagctaggtttttgtctttgtgtgtttggtttttagttaattatgtacttttcatacataagcttaggcaggataatagtaggatgtgcaaatagattaactctgtggttgcaggctccaactattatggtcaattgtgattgtgtgtgattggaccctcggacatgtcgagggcattttatatgtgtgcatgattgtaattattaaatacagcagaagttgtattagttttaggattttacattctgttcgatctagattatatgtacattccttcgtagaatataggatcgataaatgtaaaattttatttttttatcgaggattgtatccttgcgaggcgtggtgctatttgaggagcagcggaaaaaggaagaaagatagacgcgatgacatgacccattggtggcggctagggttggcggcacacggaggacagctatggatgatgcTATAATAGTTGggaaattagttttcatatttatttttccttttatgctgtgatgtgtTGTGTTTGTATGCttgtatgcatgttaaaattcctcgtttctaaataactaagtgggagagaaattaattaaatttcacggtctccattactggtttgtaagtgatgcattcaaacttgcgcatttgctctgagtgccttcctctacatcagatgagtttgtttgcggatcactagatcaaacttccttaatggatgattataggaaattatctgaaggggcacaatcctatttaatggatttagtatcaagtaatggtatacacttagacacatttaatagtatcctcctcatcggagtcactgctattatttgtgtgaccgaagaaaaacacactattaattttatttgtcataaagttaggttgataagataataaaattaatgtgtaaaaccccctcttatgaACAAGAGGGTTTatatgttggcggaacttctgacagaacttcaagcagcaaaaggattatttcgtcaaagttctcaaattcacattgctgagaaCTTTTCTCCTTCTAAATCGAaaggcatgaagaagaagaaataagcaaagaaagtgaatcgatctctagggactggaccaaaagtaggtgtgaagaagccgaaggacaagtgcttcatatacaagcagtctagacattagaaggtgggttgtcctcttagaaaggagaacaataaaggtatatcttattctctagtagttaaaacatgtttagtggtgttatctaccggtacctggtgtgtagatacgggagccactgatcatgtctgtaattcattgcaggagtTTTAGGAAACTCAACGACTACATGAAGAGGatattaccgtctacatgggcaatgctacgatattgattttgagaaattatctttatgtaccaagttttagaaagaatttgatttcagtttctaaaattgtggatgaatattctatttcttttggtaaggaaaatagagtagttatctgttctggtacgttggctgacaatttgtatactctaaatccaataactctcacgatacaaCAAAATTCATTTTTagagatatgctctggaaacggcagtgtacattctggacttggtaccttctaagtcagtaccctttactcccacagaattgtggaataggcgtaagcctagtctgaaacatatttggATCTGggatagtccaacacatgtgctgaaggaagacactgataagttgaaatcacacacagaagttcgcttgtttgcgggttatcctaaaggaacgaaaggtggtttattttatagtcctaaagatcagaaggtcattgttagcatcaatgcccgatttttagaaaatgactatgtaatgaaccacaagcccatgagtaaaattgttcttgaagaaataagagaagatacGTCTACCTTAGtatcaacggtacaagatgagataccacaagaaactacaacacgtgtcacaaatgatgtacaattacaagtagtgtctcgtcgtagtggggggggagggttgttagacaacctaatagattcatgtttttgggagaatcttcggacttgatccctggtgaacatgaatctgatccctggacatatgatgaaacaagagatcttggaacatccggtttaatgaagtgatccagtcttatggatttattcagtgaccggatgagtcttgtgtatacaagaggaGTGACAGaaacgttgtggtatttcttgtactatacatagatgacattttgctcattagcaacaatgtcaaagcaacaatgtcaaagtgttgtcagatgtaagggtatagttatccaagtgttttgatatgaaggtcttgggagaatgtggacatattcttgggatcaaagtaataagggatcgcaagaaaaggatattctccttatcccaagtttcatacatcaatactatcctagctcgttttagcatacaaaactccaagaaaggttttctaccttttcggcatggagtacccttatctaaagagatgtctcctcaaacatcaaaggagatagaggagatgaaggcggttccttatacttcggctgtaggaagcctaatatatgcaatgctatgtacgagactggatatctattttgtcatgcgcatggttagtagatatcaaagtcacCCAGGACCGGAacactggactgccgtaaaacatatattaaagtacttgagaaggactagagattatatgatagtttacaaggcagatgatttgctccctgtgggttacacagattcgggctgatagggacaatagtaagtcgacctcagggttttgtgtttactttaggaggtggagccataacaatggaggagtgttaagtagaaatgcgtttcagactccaccatggaagctgagtatgtggcagcctctaagacaaccatagaagctgtatgactcagaaacttcataatggacttagatgtgattcctggtttgcccaaaattattacaatttattgtgataatagtggtgcagtaacaaactcgaaggaaccacgagcccataaggcaagtaaacacatagagcgcaagtaccacctaatacgaggagaggttgttgtcgccaagattacatcagtagataacctggcagatcctttctctaaggcctttccagcgagagcttttgatggacatgttgagaggacggaaatcagatgtatgacagtatacatggcagtatagtcttttagtataagtgggagattgttaggatgtatactaaaagcctaactttttgtaaacatttattttgaaataagaatcacattcgtcaaatgtctgcagttgtccatttatgttaaatgcagttgtccatttaatttatattgtagataacatggtgtgtggtgccacacagaagatcatgttatcagttccttataaattataaatagtagctcacaaccaagatggattgggacaaaccattggaatgattgtagtgtaatttggtattagtttatcttgactataaagtcacactagtatactatggtgtattgagcaggaccatttgaggttgttttttttatactgactgcataaaagaacaaaacctctgttattatggatgtgcgtactcttaatcccgatataataacaaacacatagacttagtattttctttttaatttatcaatgggtgagatttagttcgttaaatcaatagattcgataagttgggaaatgatattatttatatggtatgttgttgattatagaaggaaactgtgtcctagtaatctaggttgatgatgtcataTGATCTAGAGGTCACGAGTTTGAGTCTCAAAAATAGTCTCTTGTAAAGTAGGATATAACTTTATATAATGGATTTTTCCTTAGGACTCCACATTGACGGAAGCTTCGTGTATTAGACTGTCTTTTTTTATTATGTTTAACTTTTATTATTTGCTCATATCATTCACCTTTTCTAATTTACTAGAAGGGGAAAGAATTGTTAATACACCTTTAGATAGTTGGCACATTTTTAGGCTCTAATTCTATACTAAATAATATCTCACATATCTATGTGATGGCATAAAatagttattcaaaaatttatatgtaatttcaATGATATCTGATGTGGATATGGGTTGAGGGGTAGAGAAGAAATTAGGGGGAAGGAGGGCATTTGAGTCTTTTCGCTGGTTAGGGCTtgaggggagaaaaggaagcacTGTAGCATGCAGAGGGGGGCTCGTGTGTTTGGGGTTTTCTCTCCGCCGCCAACTTCCTCCCTCCCGTGCTCCTCGTCGGCACCGACGCCGGCcaccacctcttctcctctccctctccttaccGCGCCTTCACCGCTGCTACCTCCTTCGCCGCCACCCTCGAACGCCGGCCACAGCGACGACaacccctctcttcttcctcctcctcgcaACGCCGGCGACAGcccctccttcctccttctcctaGCAACACCACCGTCGGACTCCCTCTTCTCCTCGAGACGCAACTGCTGGACAGACCGGCCCCTACTCTCCTTCTCACCGACCCCCTGCTctacctctcctcttcctctcatcCTCTCGCCAGAGCCACATCCGAGCCACCCCTCTTCTCGCTCTCGTGCACACCGCCGCCACGCTGCTCGCCATTGATGCCTATCATCGTCGGGACAGAACCACCCCCTTTCTCCTGGTCCGTGCGCAGCAGCCTCTCTCGCCGGCAGTCACCGGGCATCGCGGCCCTGCTTACCGACGCCTCCGTCTACTCTTCCCGCCTCCACGCGCTGTAGCCTCCCTGACCAGTAGCCACCGCGCGCCGGCAGTCCATGTGCTGGCAATCCCTGCGATGATTTCGCCCCGGCTCCGATTCCGTGTCGTTGCTGTATGCCGACCCCGTGCCAATCCAGTTTGTATGTCGTATCTCGAGTTACAGCTGTAGTACACCTCTCTATTATATTTCGGCCCTTGAACTGTGGTTAAATCCTGATCTACGTGTTGCTGTCATTGTATCATGGCCTGCGAGCCGCGATCGTCTTTCGGATTGTATGCTTTGTGTCTAGCCTTCGGGGTGTTGTTATTTCTCGGTCTGCGTGCCGGTGTCTTATCTCGGCCTACGTGTCGAAGTTATATGTCGGCCTACGTGCCGATATCgtatcccggtctgcgtgccgCTATTATATCCCGACTTGCAGCCTATCTTCTGGCTTCGTGCCGTACCTGGTTCCACGTCCTTAGATCCAGCTCTCCACCTTGATCGGgcatctactcttccgggtcctaacaactcgagcagcgtcccatctgagggcgccccctgggccagggtacatcTTCGTACTCGTCtctcatttatttcattattatattattagcctgTTACTTATACGtccgttggatctgcctcgagcctcggggtatCAGGGACTGGGGGGACCCGGTcgttggctgcaggtagcgttggccagaggacttttgaagacttggtcaacacagaagccatCTCAACACACCCTTCCTCCGGGACATCGCGACTCGGTCAATATTCTCGCCACCTCACccggcggtccgtctgactcagcttccggatgggATCAATATCTTTTAGGCATTCCATGCAAAGTCACCTGATAGCTAGAGATGCTAGGGGAACCAAGCTAAGATggtaagtggatggagatttacCATTTGAGATTGAGGAGTTGAACCTTAGGATTGGTGGGGCATAAATTCATGTACTCCGTATAACTCATCCCCTCATCCATTTGCCTCCTCAATCACGTGATTTAATTCTTCCGTGTTGGTCTTGGGACAAACTGACGGGAGCACTGGAAGCAAgcaattcaccttttgccacttgTGTGAAttgtataaattaaataaaatatttatgtaaaataatttttattgagAAAATTATTCTGTAAATCATTCTTTTATTATTCCATATCTATTACATTCTATCAACTAAATACTTGAATACTTCTATTATATCTATTGTCTATTTCACACCCTACCAATAACTATATATATGTTCTATTGTTTGTCTATTTGATTTTATGGATCAAATGAGCTTAAGGTTGAAGCACCTAGTAAACACATGAATGAACAAAAATTTGAGTCCCATAGTGTCCCATTCGAGCTGAGGCCTGGCACAACTCCAAGATCCAAGTTAAAAACAAAACTACTTGAACTTAGATTGATACTATAAAACCCTGATTTCACTACCTATCACATGCATCTTCCATTCTAGTGTTTGTTTTAGCTCAGTGGTAATAGTATCATAAATGACACTACCAGTTAAGTTAAAAGATTCCAAATGAAAATGTCTAACAAACCACACATATATTTAGACACAAAGAATGGTTTGTTCTCCCACAACCCAAACTGAAACAAATGGGTACAAAGCAGGAACAAAAAATTAACACAGTCACTATGAACCCCTAACGATAGTCTGGTACCCAAAGCAATACTGCATACAAAATAAGCTGTCCTCTGAGTTCTTATGGCAATGTGGCAACTGAAAccaggagcatcatcatcataaaCATGACTAACTCGAATGCCCGACAAGAAACTGTAGCATATGAAGTCATTCGGTGGTGAGGAGTCTGCTCACTGAAAGAGGTTACAaacaaatcttaaaaaaaaaaaagagagaatttAAAGGAATATAAAGAAAGTAACAAATAACAAGAAGGCATACTTTTGAAACTTTTGGAGGCGGCCACAGTAGAGAGCATTGTCTGGACGGGGTAACTCGGTTTTGTTAGTGTCTTCTGGGTTGACCACTCTGATGTACACTTCCTGGCCAAGATACCAGGTATCTAGATTTTGAGCACGCAGATTCCAGATTCCAACGTTGTCTAGAGAAACTAAGATTGCAGTCCATGCTCCAGGGAAAACCTGCCCAATAGATCAACAAAGGTTATGAAAGATTTTGTTTCTGAATAGCATACAGAAAAGAAAGAAAGCTTTTCATATCTATTTCTGACATGATTTCTGCTTCCAAGTTTCATATTTATTTCTGTCATGATTTCCAAGTTTCTACTCCAGAGAAGAAAAAGCTACAGGATATAAGACAATTAATTTCAAGCTCCTGCATGTTATGTGATCTTGGTGACATTGATATCATCACTTCTTCACAGAATCCAAATAAGTTTCAGATAAGTTTAGGCATTAGCGTTATAGTTCTAATAGAGGGTAATTTGAATTCTAAGACATCAGTTATTCACAGTGATAATGATCTCAGCAAGCGTTGCTTGTAAGGCTGCAATATAGATTGATATGAAACTTTGCATAAATTTGCATTTTGGATTAGATGAAATTCTATGGAAAAACACCTGGGTCGAGCAACGGGCAACTCCATCCCCTTTGTTGTATGTCCCTCTACTCTCCTCTGTCCACTCACCATAGTCCATCCTACCACAATGGACTCATGGCATAAATATTTAAGAGAAAAATGGAATGCTGAAACATTTAATTAAACTGTATGTCTTTTGCTTACCCTACAACAAAGAATGAATATCCATCCATGTGAAAGGTTTGAACTTTAGTATGATTGTTCTGAAATATGATCTCCATGAACCCTCGAAAAGTTCCATTGATTACAGACCTTCCAACTTTAGGTGCTCCTTTGAGAGGCCTTGTGGGAAAATCAAGTGTGTAAATACCCTTAAGCTTATACTCATCGGCAAGCCTTAATGGTGTCTCAGGGGGAGAAAATGAGATTCCATTGAGTGTAGTTCTATGTTTTCCATTGATGACTACAGGTGGTTTATTCTGCAACACATAAACCTGAGACACATTGATCGAACCATATCTGAAAGATCCTTGAGGATTTGGACGTGCAGCACCAGCACTCAGATTCCACCTGATAGATAGCGCCCAACATTCTGAGTTTGTTTAGCAAAGCCAAAGCACTAGATATTATAGAAGATTACCTGATGGACCTTGCTTGATTCATTGAGTAAGTCTTGTCATATACATCATTTGGGGGATCAGGTAGAGGACCAGACGCTTTGCCTTTGGAGTTGGAGTAGTGGAGGATGGCGACACCAGTGACTCTAGCCCAATGCGACTGGTTCACGAATCTTGCACTTGCCACAATGTAATAGTCGCTGCTTGCATTCTGATCCATTGTGACCAAGAAAGAGTAGGACTGCCCTACATGTACATCTAAGTTGGTATAGTTTTGCTGAGAAGCGTATGAGCCCTCTGTCTCCACTAGTTGCAAGTTGTGGTTTTGGATTCTGAAATTTAAGCTGGTCGAGATGCCAACATTGTGCACTCGAAAACGGTACCTTTTGCCTGTTCCAAATTCAAATCTAGTCATCCATTAGCAGTCAATATGATGTACAGTATCAAGGAACTGCTGAACTAACTGCATTAGAAATTCAGAATTCAACAGCCCATagcatttttttcttcttttccctttCGGACAATACAATCATGtaaagaattttctaaaatataGTAGCTTGATGACCTATCTCAACACTGAAactgaatttttaattttctttttctgcAAAAGTTGTTTTCAAATTCAAGACTATTAGTCATTTGAAACTAGATTCTTGTGAATAGATACATTTCAAAAACGATCTTGAAATTACGGAGAAATTCTATTTGTGGAAAAGAAGATGAAACTGCTTTTCTCATTGTTTTTCTGCACAGGCAACCTGTTTCGAACAACATAACACTATGGTGTTTGCATTCCTAATGAAGAAAACGTGGGGATGAAAATTTCTTAGACCAAGAGATTTTGGAATTCCAGAATTTCGTCAAAAGGATGGTCTCTTTTCTAGTAGATTTTGGGATTAGTGCTGAGATTAATAAATAATATGGGCGTGTAGTTCTTTTACCTGGATGAACATGAATCGTTTCGTAGGCAATCCCAGCAGGAACGAGAGTCCTATTGTACCGATATGGTCCCTTGCCGTTCATCAGCACGCCGTCCGGCATTCCGAGTTCCTTCCCATTCTCCAGCGCCTTCCTGAGATCCTACGTCGCGAGAAAACTCCACATCAGAACTAGATCAAGCAAGGTTTTGTGAGTCAAGGAAATTGGAATGTACGTACCTTGTAGTCCCTGTTGTACCAATCTCCAAGGAACAGGGTGATGTCCCCGTCTGGCTTATCGAATGGCACCGCGATCACGTCGCGGTTGTTGACGGTGATTCCCCCGTAGCCGCCGGCTGCTCTCTGGAAGCCAGTGGACGGGAAGTAGAAGTAGCTACCGATCTGGTCCTTCACCTGGAACTCATACGTCCAATTCCATCCAGACGGAATGGGGCAGTTGGTGCCCAGCACTCCATCTTGCCATGAATTCTTCCGATGCTGGATGCCATTCCTTCAACCAAACAATTAATTAATGCTCTGCCAAAATTCCAAACAAAGAAATAGGATCCAAGACCAACAAGATAACTAGTGGAATCAGAGAGTACTCTACCATGTAATCAGCAGGGGCTCATCCAGATCATTCAGAATATTAACGACTACATTCCAATTCGTGGAGACATTGACAATGGGGCCGGGGAATTGACCGTTGATCCCAATCACCTGACAACAACCGGCGAAGACCACCATATTAGCACAATTTctgccttttttttctttttagtcaaactaaagaGAAGAGCCAAAACAGTTGGTGAAAAACAGAATCATCATTTGGTTTAGCAAGCAAGTAAGGAAGGAAggaaagaaggagaaggaaggaaagaTGTGCCTGCTGCTTGACCCCGAGAGGAGCGGCAGTGATGAAGGAGACATCCCAGTCGAAGTAAGCGTAGGGATCTCCGGCGAAGCAGGGAGAGGCCACTGCCGA is drawn from Zingiber officinale cultivar Zhangliang chromosome 1B, Zo_v1.1, whole genome shotgun sequence and contains these coding sequences:
- the LOC121985182 gene encoding monocopper oxidase-like protein SKU5, which encodes MASAWTLLAVWVSAVASPCFAGDPYAYFDWDVSFITAAPLGVKQQVIGINGQFPGPIVNVSTNWNVVVNILNDLDEPLLITWNGIQHRKNSWQDGVLGTNCPIPSGWNWTYEFQVKDQIGSYFYFPSTGFQRAAGGYGGITVNNRDVIAVPFDKPDGDITLFLGDWYNRDYKDLRKALENGKELGMPDGVLMNGKGPYRYNRTLVPAGIAYETIHVHPGKRYRFRVHNVGISTSLNFRIQNHNLQLVETEGSYASQQNYTNLDVHVGQSYSFLVTMDQNASSDYYIVASARFVNQSHWARVTGVAILHYSNSKGKASGPLPDPPNDVYDKTYSMNQARSIRWNLSAGAARPNPQGSFRYGSINVSQVYVLQNKPPVVINGKHRTTLNGISFSPPETPLRLADEYKLKGIYTLDFPTRPLKGAPKVGRSVINGTFRGFMEIIFQNNHTKVQTFHMDGYSFFVVGMDYGEWTEESRGTYNKGDGVARCSTQVFPGAWTAILVSLDNVGIWNLRAQNLDTWYLGQEVYIRVVNPEDTNKTELPRPDNALYCGRLQKFQNEQTPHHRMTSYATVSCRAFELVMFMMMMLLVSVATLP